The Trichocoleus desertorum ATA4-8-CV12 genome window below encodes:
- a CDS encoding HU family DNA-binding protein encodes MNKGELVDAIADKASVTKKQADAVLTAALETIVDAVSNGDKVTLVGFGSFESRERKAREGRNPKTGDKMEIPATKVPAFSAGKLFKEKVSPPEK; translated from the coding sequence ATGAATAAAGGTGAATTAGTTGACGCGATCGCCGATAAGGCGAGTGTGACCAAAAAGCAAGCAGATGCAGTCTTGACGGCGGCCCTGGAAACTATTGTTGACGCAGTTTCCAATGGCGACAAAGTCACGCTGGTCGGCTTTGGCTCTTTTGAGTCACGGGAGCGCAAAGCTCGTGAGGGACGCAATCCCAAGACGGGTGACAAAATGGAAATCCCTGCCACCAAAGTCCCTGCTTTCTCAGCAGGTAAGTTATTTAAGGAGAAGGTCTCGCCCCCGGAAAAATAG
- the cobD gene encoding threonine-phosphate decarboxylase CobD, with amino-acid sequence MSRPIHGGNLAWAAALAGCPPAAILDFSASINPLGPPTSAIAAIQTHLSELTAYPDPDYGQLRSVLSQAHSLPMDWLLPGNGSAELLTWACWDLSKLEVTGLVTPAFSDYSRALKAFDSSVLECPFDNFGWPILDVGLVLETLTSKISPQNSGLLLNNPHNPTGQLFSRESILPYLEQFALVVVDEAFMDFLPPEQQQSLSDVVQDYPNLVILRSLTKFYSLPGLRLGYAIAHPDRLQRWQQCRDPWPVNVLAAGAAVAVMQDVAFQAQTWAWLPTARSQLYQGLAQLPGLQPYLGAANFLLVKSEQSSVELQKRLLLRHQILIRDCLSFPELGDRYFRVAVRSEAENQRLIAGLAEIL; translated from the coding sequence TTGAGCCGTCCAATTCACGGGGGGAATTTAGCTTGGGCAGCGGCGCTGGCAGGCTGTCCCCCTGCGGCTATTCTTGATTTTTCTGCCAGTATTAATCCTTTAGGCCCACCTACGTCTGCGATCGCGGCGATTCAGACTCACTTATCCGAGCTGACAGCCTATCCTGATCCAGACTACGGTCAACTCCGATCTGTTCTTAGCCAGGCTCATAGCTTACCTATGGATTGGCTTTTGCCAGGGAATGGCTCGGCTGAATTGTTGACCTGGGCTTGTTGGGATTTATCCAAGCTGGAGGTGACTGGCTTAGTTACCCCCGCGTTTAGCGACTATTCGCGGGCACTAAAAGCATTTGACAGTTCTGTGCTTGAGTGCCCTTTCGACAATTTTGGTTGGCCGATTTTGGATGTTGGCTTGGTGCTTGAAACCCTAACATCCAAAATTTCACCTCAAAACAGTGGCTTGTTGCTGAACAATCCTCATAATCCGACCGGACAGCTATTTTCTAGAGAGAGTATTCTGCCTTACTTAGAGCAGTTTGCTTTGGTGGTAGTGGATGAAGCCTTTATGGATTTCTTGCCGCCAGAGCAGCAGCAAAGCTTGAGCGATGTAGTGCAGGACTACCCAAACTTAGTAATCTTACGATCGCTGACTAAGTTCTACAGTTTGCCTGGTTTACGTTTGGGATATGCGATCGCCCATCCCGACCGTTTGCAGCGCTGGCAACAATGTCGTGACCCCTGGCCTGTGAATGTGCTAGCAGCAGGAGCCGCAGTCGCAGTGATGCAGGATGTCGCATTTCAAGCGCAAACTTGGGCCTGGTTGCCAACGGCGCGATCGCAACTGTATCAAGGTTTGGCTCAGTTGCCAGGGCTGCAACCTTACTTGGGTGCTGCCAACTTTTTATTAGTCAAGTCGGAGCAGTCTAGTGTGGAGCTACAAAAGCGGCTGCTGCTGCGTCATCAAATTTTGATTCGGGATTGTCTCAGCTTCCCGGAATTGGGCGATCGCTATTTTCGGGTTGCCGTACGCTCCGAGGCAGAAAATCAGCGATTAATCGCAGGGTTGGCTGAGATTCTTTAA